One genomic region from Bradyrhizobium icense encodes:
- a CDS encoding DUF2846 domain-containing protein, translating to MGRGNNKAIASRLLFAVDLGLGTFNIETGHMGSKIGALPLVFVGFLLGSCASPRGLDEPPLQIPALKPGYGRVYFTRASELTGSAIQPEIRMNNEVVGRSVPGGFSYVDRSPGKYAVTTATEVENAVTFQLAAGETKYIKTRVTPGILVGHVTPTLEFPEQGQSDVSRLRYVGAQF from the coding sequence TTGGGGCGAGGAAACAACAAGGCAATTGCCAGCCGTTTGTTGTTTGCCGTCGATTTGGGACTGGGCACTTTCAATATCGAGACGGGGCATATGGGGTCGAAGATCGGGGCGCTGCCCCTTGTGTTTGTCGGATTTTTGCTGGGGAGTTGCGCGAGTCCACGCGGCCTCGATGAACCGCCTTTGCAGATCCCGGCATTGAAGCCGGGTTACGGCCGTGTCTACTTCACGCGGGCGAGCGAACTTACGGGGTCGGCTATTCAGCCCGAGATTCGGATGAACAATGAAGTCGTCGGCAGATCTGTGCCCGGCGGGTTCTCTTATGTCGACCGATCCCCGGGGAAATACGCCGTTACAACGGCAACCGAGGTCGAAAATGCGGTTACGTTCCAATTGGCAGCGGGCGAGACGAAGTACATCAAGACAAGAGTGACGCCCGGCATACTCGTCGGCCATGTCACGCCGACGCTCGAATTCCCCGAGCAGGGACAATCCGACGTAAGCCGCCTCAGGTACGTC
- a CDS encoding crotonase/enoyl-CoA hydratase family protein, whose product MSEAETVLVERDGPVTIVSINRPHCRNAVDGATARKLYDTFLAFDADEAASVAVFTGTGGYFCAGADLKAVAAGDPNKRREIGGHDSIAPMGPSRLRLSKPVIAAVEGFAVAGGMELALWADMRVVAEDATFGIFCRRFGVPLIDLGTIRLPRLIGHSQAIDLILTGRPVGAQEALRMGLANRVVGRGEAVAQAIALAREIARFPQTCLRADRLSALRQWDLSEEEAISNEMRGGLEVIGSGETLAGAARFASGVGRHGAFGREVND is encoded by the coding sequence ATGTCCGAAGCCGAGACCGTGCTCGTCGAGCGCGATGGTCCCGTGACCATCGTTTCCATCAACCGCCCGCATTGCCGCAACGCCGTCGATGGCGCGACGGCGCGAAAACTCTACGACACGTTTCTCGCATTCGACGCCGACGAGGCGGCCTCGGTTGCCGTATTCACCGGCACCGGCGGCTATTTCTGCGCCGGCGCGGACCTGAAGGCAGTCGCGGCGGGCGATCCCAACAAGAGGCGCGAGATCGGCGGACACGACTCGATCGCACCGATGGGGCCGAGCCGGCTGCGGCTGTCGAAGCCGGTCATCGCTGCGGTCGAAGGTTTTGCGGTCGCCGGCGGGATGGAGCTCGCGCTATGGGCCGACATGCGCGTGGTCGCGGAAGACGCGACCTTTGGCATCTTCTGTCGCCGCTTCGGCGTGCCCTTGATTGATCTCGGTACCATCCGGCTGCCGCGGCTAATCGGCCATTCGCAGGCGATCGATTTGATCCTCACTGGACGTCCGGTCGGCGCGCAGGAGGCGCTGCGCATGGGGCTCGCCAACCGCGTCGTTGGCCGCGGCGAGGCGGTCGCTCAGGCGATTGCGCTGGCGCGGGAAATCGCGCGCTTCCCGCAGACCTGCCTGCGCGCCGACCGGCTGTCGGCGCTGCGGCAATGGGATCTGTCGGAAGAGGAAGCGATTAGCAACGAAATGCGCGGCGGCCTGGAGGTGATCGGCTCAGGCGAAACATTAGCCGGCGCAGCGCGCTTTGCGTCGGGCGTTGGACGCCACGGGGCGTTTGGGCGTGAGGTGAATGATTGA
- a CDS encoding phosphoribosylaminoimidazolesuccinocarboxamide synthase, which translates to MNAMLASDLPLPRIGHGKVRDIYAVGSDYVLLLTTDRISAFDVVMAETIPMKGAVLTQISAWWFRQLEGVVPHHMISADADEIIHKVPGLKDHRADILGRAMLCRRTTVFPVECVIRGYISGSAWKEYAASGTLAGEELAEGLLESGKLEPPIFSPATKAETGHDENITVARMREIVGSDIAEKLEGMARTVYNFGERIARHQGIIIADTKFEFGRAADDRIILIDEVMTPDSSRFWAADVYKPGRPQPSFDKQPLRDYLDAERRAGRWNGDAPPPPLPASVVEETSKRYLEAYRRVTGDELSI; encoded by the coding sequence ATGAACGCAATGCTCGCCAGCGACTTGCCCCTGCCCCGGATCGGCCACGGCAAGGTGCGCGATATCTATGCCGTCGGCAGCGACTACGTGCTGCTACTCACCACCGACCGCATCAGCGCGTTCGACGTCGTGATGGCGGAAACCATTCCGATGAAGGGCGCAGTGCTGACCCAGATCAGCGCCTGGTGGTTCCGCCAGCTCGAAGGCGTGGTGCCGCACCACATGATCAGCGCCGACGCCGACGAGATCATCCACAAGGTGCCCGGCCTGAAGGACCACCGCGCCGACATCCTCGGGCGCGCAATGCTGTGCCGGCGCACCACCGTATTTCCGGTCGAATGCGTGATCCGCGGCTATATCTCCGGTTCCGCCTGGAAGGAGTATGCGGCCTCCGGCACGCTTGCGGGCGAGGAACTGGCGGAAGGCCTGCTCGAAAGCGGAAAGCTCGAGCCACCGATCTTCAGCCCGGCGACCAAGGCCGAGACTGGTCATGACGAAAACATCACGGTCGCGCGCATGCGCGAGATCGTCGGCAGCGACATCGCCGAGAAGCTCGAGGGCATGGCGCGCACGGTCTATAATTTCGGCGAACGGATCGCGCGCCATCAGGGCATCATCATCGCCGACACCAAATTCGAGTTCGGCAGGGCGGCCGACGATCGAATCATCCTGATCGACGAGGTGATGACGCCGGACAGTTCGCGGTTCTGGGCCGCCGACGTCTACAAGCCCGGCCGGCCGCAGCCGAGTTTCGACAAGCAGCCGCTGCGCGACTATCTCGACGCCGAGCGCCGCGCCGGCCGCTGGAACGGCGACGCCCCGCCCCCACCGCTGCCGGCCAGCGTGGTGGAGGAGACCAGCAAGCGCTATCTCGAAGCGTACCGGCGGGTGACGGGGGATGAGTTGAGTATCTAA